The Kluyveromyces lactis strain NRRL Y-1140 chromosome B complete sequence genome contains a region encoding:
- the BPH1 gene encoding Bph1p (some similarities with uniprot|P25356 Saccharomyces cerevisiae YCR032W BPH1), with the protein MIQEYVTLLAQVLNLVPEDDSDLISILCDICNSYENTASKDELYTYTTFEISQRFNNIEPTELNFVYDDTSKWEKLLSHQSSELSYIIALHIVLCLIENSIVNKQSFAKHPAMKSFVKARLRGNEMDPLLNATFGELYCHVFAIQANAEDIRFVYENTYPYDWNIVENIASQITDQSMQTHLLFENCYLTFANLKIPNSFTLQVTLELLNTTSNRVITLGKNTYLEIRDTHICISNDEFITALFDGFEFEIGVIYSMILCFDAGSVTLFVDHVFIQTIPLVSDSIEDLSTVELGSMLSFFAVFKFTILDYCITPNQMASKSTICAFGYHKGVILDIDIDEIIMESDKNMKVFTLTDISDSFPTGKCSYYQTSDIVGLLLNMNVMETFLHRLIVEKDSSSIRIMTSHIIKYLKNSAMDNHFQSIQGNLVLNYILTLKAEIGNIIDIKVVEDLTELFTLMNTNTIIEENFIAESPLKILLNFRLIPLVDVAVFEQLFIGLSSIFNKHSSRNVNSISEGITILQRTILFQLHSSFDTNDLNVIISDCAKSLKNLLDILLYCNIRNDGTIVHLQFSYFCLKKGHITLAKVLLESLDSVFTQYQIDDRDFLCKSIPINLYVKVIFILMQSSIQHLEILKVAYSILLKLFDKQPGFFAQFTNSNGYKILLSILSTHSISEAELLTTILNVSASKGTVKRDLFYKNILSPPDDGISLFSHSVVINLLDSFIKRNPFAIQEFLLTFIEYLKKMHQRNPNHILFTSPYPIIQSIFGLQMNLEMLAVEKLLPTVNVCNKSLLADIIVQKMKTYDPESFKTLLSYIVSYSENSKRPKSSQICQKMGLVFLIVPRILKRLSALSFTVEKDHSKLVFVENILHLVSISSASWKVHDASWEALINTNLVILKARELISKSDFESSFQTDILRNLNSVQEEIYNWIVANGIRKDSNIEHDMIEQLLHAMLYYQEVLFIERHKETTLSNEVLANILTFIRRVILMSEPHVQFLGLNVFRTICTLRDASLPSISKTCTNESSKCFEFLAKSVKSDDDTLLQALRDATSNVLFSKSVKRLQTLYKMDGIRMDGHRRVSRSQLTHILFKERTDEYDRSIIDSNSIYALFKKDNVNLTKKMVLIEERRLNDYLADDRYQKEAGYACALRVIRKVASTAYLRDFKSTREWYLAARENVKRQRIQLLPVFEPIDFLPSLKLKLQDIHKHRAALPHSDTASTIISTQDLNVDVESEGSDQFALDKNRAVLQLLRKDERILNIWNASHIIGLLAKPGVLVLTTSSLYFISGCYYDSNEKKVLDLDALPEILRDLTIDSLSADLITKSIEADAEIESLRYGWKVKTLNRTIKRPFLLRDTAMELFFGLKNTIMFSFKDQSIRDDVFSTLKKYAKDDKHDSIWSSILEEVNFKSNVLSSKNGISRTSISDKVSAAFTSITKYHASEKILDLWQAGSLSNFDYLMALNTLAGRTFNDLTQYPVFPWVIADYVSDSIDLENPKTYRDLSKPMGAQSEKRMMNFIERFQALKDLDDTSTPPFHYGTHYSSAMIVSSYLVRLQPFADTYKTLQGDQWGPPDRLFNSVSRAWTSASSEASTDVRELIPEFYYLPDFLTNKNSYNFGTTQNGKEVTDVALPPWAKNDPKIFIEINRQALESRYVSEHLNEWIDLVFGFKQRGKEAIKAVNVFNSLSYSGNVDINGIDNDIERKAITGIIHNFGQTPLQIFQHPHPPRKCKAYLEVEDEDVRKFGDLKPSINRTADKQSCICLPSISHRDIKLKNGGVKHAHSSKITVLSNFDQSLIATGDSIGLIKLWRTSKDGLTFLRCFCGHESSIKSIRASLQCDTIISLDTHGTTIVWDLKNGTVINKFSIMAKLVAISPTTGSVSIAGEKGISIFDLNGSIYCLHETAEEISAIAFMDRDVFWPYKYHEKLDTVLVATGNKITVYDFKLVQQKWKLLPQQSISNHQVKSIVDIKVEINNNGSEAGKLKKGTSLITVDKDGRNWSWE; encoded by the coding sequence ATGATCCAGGAGTACGTTACATTATTAGCTCAGGTGCTTAACTTGGTTCCAGAGGATGATTCTGATCTGATATCTATTTTATGTGATATTTGCAATTCTTACGAAAATACAGCCTCTAAAGATGAGCTATATACATACACAACGTTTGAAATAAGCCAGAGGTTTAATAACATCGAGCCAACGGAATTGAATTTTGTATATGATGACACATCGAAGTGGGAGAAGCTTTTATCTCATCAGTCATCGGAATTGAGCTACATTATCGCTTTGCATATAGTATTATGTCTCATTGAGAATTCAATAGTGAACAAACAAAGTTTTGCAAAACATCCAGCCATGAAATCGTTTGTGAAAGCCCGCTTACGTGGAAATGAAATGGATCCTTTGTTGAACGCAACTTTCGGAGAGTTGTATTGCCACGTCTTTGCCATTCAAGCTAACGCTGAAGATATACGATTTGTATACGAAAACACCTACCCTTATGATTGGAATATTGTCGAAAACATTGCAAGCCAGATAACCGATCAGTCTATGCAAACACATTTGctatttgaaaattgttACCTAACATTCGCAAATCTCAAAATTCCTAACAGCTTCACACTTCAAGTCACTCTAGAATTATTGAACACTACTTCGAATAGAGTCATCACCTTAGGGAAGAACACTTACCTAGAAATCAGGGACACCCATATATGTATATCgaatgatgaatttattaCGGCATTATTTGATGGTttcgaatttgaaataGGCGTGATTTACTCAATGATTTTATGCTTTGATGCTGGCTCAGTGACGTTGTTTGTTGATCACGTATTTATCCAGACCATCCCACTTGTCTCAGATAGCATTGAAGACCTCTCTACTGTGGAACTTGGATCTATGCTTTCATTTTTTGCAGTGTTCAAATTTACTATACTCGATTATTGTATAACGCCAAATCAGATGGCCTCGAAATCAACAATCTGTGCTTTCGGATATCATAAAGGGGTAATATTAGATATAGacattgatgaaattaTAATGGAAAGCGATAAAAATATGAAAGTGTTTACGTTGACCGATATTTCGGATTCTTTTCCAACTGGAAAATGCTCATACTACCAAACTTCTGATATAGTGGGCCTTTTATTAAACATGAATGTAATGGAAACCTTTTTGCATAGGTTAATTGTGGAAAAAGACAGCTCTTCCATTAGGATTATGACATCCCATATTATAAAATATCTCAAAAATTCTGCTATGGATAACCACTTCCAGTCTATTCAAGGAAATCTTGTTTTGAACTATATCCTCACACTAAAAGCTGAAATTGGAAACATTATAGATATTAAGGTGGTTGAAGATCTTACAGAGCTTTTCACATTGATGAACACCAACACCataattgaagaaaatttcaTTGCAGAGTCTCCTTTAAAAATATTACTTAACTTTCGTTTGATTCCTCTGGTTGATGTAGCTGTCTTTGAGCAACTCTTCATTGGGCTAAGCTCTATTTTCAATAAACATTCGAGTCGCAATGTGAACTCGATATCGGAAGGTATTACTATTCTccaaagaacaattttgtttcaattaCATTCCTCTTTTGACACTAATGATTTAAATGTCATTATATCAGACTGCGCtaaaagtttgaaaaatctCCTTGACATATTATTATATTGCAACATTCGGAATGATGGTACCATTGTGCACTTGCAATTCTCTTATTTTTGTCTCAAAAAAGGTCATATTACCTTGGCTAAAGTTCTTCTCGAATCTTTGGATTCAGTTTTCACACAATACCAAATTGACGACCGTGATTTTCTGTGTAAGAGCATACCCATAAATTTATATGTCAAGgtcatttttattttaatgCAAAGCAGCATTCAACATTTGGAAATCCTAAAGGTGGCATATTCTATATTGTTGAAGCTTTTCGATAAGCAACCCGGATTCTTTGCTCAATTTACAAACAGTAACGGGTATAAAATTTTACTCAGTATACTCTCAACTCATTCGATCAGTGAAGCGGAGCTATTAACAACAATTCTTAACGTATCTGCTTCCAAAGGCACAGTGAAAAGGGACCTGTTTTATAAGAATATCCTATCTCCGCCTGACGATGGAATCTCACTTTTCTCTCATTCAGTGGTTATTAACTTGTTAGATTCTTTTATTAAGAGAAATCCCTTCGCCATCCAAGAATTTTTGCTAACTTTCATTGAATATCTCAAAAAAATGCACCAAAGAAATCCTAATCATATCCTTTTCACATCTCCTTATCCTATCATTCAAAGTATCTTCGGATTACAAATGAATCTTGAAATGTTGGCGGTGGAAAAGTTATTACCAACAGTAAACGTATGCAACAAATCGCTACTAGCAGACATTATtgttcagaagatgaaaactTACGATCCAGAATCATTCAAAACTCTCCTAAGTTATATTGTTAGTTACAGCGAAAATAGTAAGAGGCCGAAAAGTTCTCAAATATGCCAAAAAATGGGGCTCGTATTTTTAATAGTGCCTAGAATACTAAAAAGACTATCTGCTTTGTCTTTCACTGTGGAAAAGGACCACTCAAAACTAGTGTTTGTAGAAAATATTCTACACCTTGTAAGCATTTCATCGGCTTCTTGGAAAGTCCATGATGCATCCTGGGAGGCCCTCATTAATACCAATTTAGTAATTCTCAAAGCCAGAGAATTGATTTCCAAATCGGATTTTGAGTCTTCCTTCCAGACGGACATCCTTCGAAATCTCAATTCAGTACAAGAAGAGATATATAACTGGATTGTTGCGAACGGAATTCGTAAAGACAGCAATATAGAACATGATATGATAGAGCAACTATTGCATGCTATGCTATATTATCAAGAGGTActtttcattgaaagacATAAGGAAACGACGTTGAGCAATGAAGTATTAGCTAATATTCTCACATTCATCAGGCGCGTTATCCTCATGTCTGAACCTCATGTACAGTTTTTGGGTCTAAACGTTTTTAGAACGATATGCACATTGAGAGATGCCAGCTTACCTTCTATTTCGAAGACATGCACAAATGAAAGTTCGAAGTGTTTTGAATTTTTAGCCAAAAGTGTCAAGTCTGATGATGACACTTTACTTCAAGCTTTACGGGACGCCACCAGCAATGTTCTCTTTAGCAAAAGCGTCAAGAGGCTTCAAACATTATACAAGATGGATGGAATAAGAATGGACGGTCACCGGAGGGTTAGCAGATCACAGTTAACCCATATACTATTTAAAGAAAGGACAGATGAGTACGACCGTTCAATCATTGATTCGAATAGCATATATGCCCTCTTTAAAAAGGATAATGTAAatttaacaaaaaaaatggttttaattgaagaaaggCGGCTCAATGACTATCTTGCCGATGACAGATATCAGAAGGAGGCTGGATATGCATGCGCATTGAGAGTAATTAGAAAGGTTGCATCCACAGCATACTTAAGAGACTTCAAATCTACAAGAGAATGGTATCTCGCTGCAAGAGAAAATGTGAAGCGACAACGAATCCAGTTGCTACCTGTGTTTGAACCTATCGACTTTCTACcttcattgaaattgaaacttcaAGACATTCATAAACATAGAGCCGCCCTGCCGCATTCTGACACGGCTAGCACGATAATATCAACACAAGATCTCAATGTCGATGTTGAAAGTGAAGGATCTGATCAATTTGCTTTAGATAAGAACAGGGCTGTTCTACAGTTACTCCGAAAGGACGAACgtattttgaatatatgGAATGCTTCTCATATTATCGGTCTATTGGCCAAACCTGGCGTATTGGTATTAAccacttcttctttataCTTCATCTCTGGATGTTATTATGattcaaatgagaaaaaagtaTTGGACTTGGATGCTCTTCCGGAGATTCTGAGAGACTTGACAATTGATTCACTGTCCGCTGACCTCATAACGAAATCTATCGAAGCAGATGCAGAAATAGAATCATTAAGATATGGCTGGAAAGTCAAAACTCTAAACCGCACAATAAAACGTCCCTTTTTGCTACGCGACACAGCTATGGAACTGTTTTTCGGTCTCAAAAACACTATTATGTTCAGCTTCAAAGATCAAAGTATTAGGGATGATGTGTTTAGCACATTGAAAAAGTACGCGAAAGATGATAAACATGACTCTATTTGGTCTTCTATCCTTGAAGAAGTTAATTTTAAAAGTAACGTATTAAGCTCGAAGAACGGTATCTCACGCACTTCGATTTCTGACAAAGTTAGTGCAGCTTTCACTAGTATCACTAAATATCATGCCTCTGAAAAAATATTGGATCTATGGCAAGCGGGGTCTCTATCAAACTTTGATTACTTGATGGCATTGAATACACTCGCTGGTAGAACGTTCAATGATCTCACGCAATATCCTGTTTTCCCGTGGGTTATTGCTGACTATGTTAGTGACAGTATTGATCTTGAGAATCCAAAAACGTATCGGGACTTGTCAAAGCCAATGGGTGCTCAAAGTGAGAAGCGTATGATGAACTTTATTGAGCGTTTTCAGGCCCtcaaagatcttgatgaCACCTCTACCCCTCCATTCCATTACGGTACTCACTATTCATCTGCTATGATTGTATCTTCGTATCTTGTTCGGCTACAGCCCTTTGCCGACACGTATAAGACACTTCAAGGAGATCAATGGGGTCCGCCTGACCGTTTGTTCAATTCAGTTTCCAGGGCTTGGACATCGGCATCATCTGAAGCAAGTACTGATGTGAGGGAGCTGATACCAGAATTCTATTATCTCCCCGATTTTCTTACTAACAAGAATAGTTACAATTTCGGCACCACACAGAATGGAAAAGAAGTGACAGATGTAGCGCTTCCTCCTTGGGCAAAAAATGATCCTAAGATATTCATTGAGATTAATAGACAAGCACTTGAGAGTCGTTACGTGTCAGAACATTTGAATGAATGGATTGATTTAGTTTTCGGATTCAAACAAAGGGGAAAGGAAGCTATTAAAGCCGTGaatgttttcaattctttaaGTTATTCTGGAAATGTAGATATCAATGGAATTGACAATGACATTGAACGCAAAGCTATAACTGGCATTATCCATAACTTTGGTCAAACGCCACTACAAATTTTCCAACACCCTCACCCGCCAAGAAAATGTAAAGCATATTTAGAGGTcgaggatgaagatgtcCGTAAATTCGGTGATCTTAAACCTAGCATCAACAGAACAGCAGACAAGCAAAGCTGTATATGTTTACCCTCAATATCACATAGGGACATAAAGCTAAAAAATGGAGGTGTTAAGCATGCCCACTCCTCAAAAATCACAGTACTAAGCAATTTTGATCAATCACTTATTGCTACAGGtgattcaattggattGATAAAACTTTGGAGGACGAGTAAGGATGGACTAACCTTTTTGAGATGCTTTTGTGGCCATGAATCTTCTATCAAAAGTATTAGAGCTTCTTTACAATGTGATACGATTATTTCATTAGATACTCATGGGACGACAATTGTCTGggatttgaagaatggtaCAGTAATAAACAAATTCTCCATAATGGCTAAATTGGTAGCTATTTCGCCCACTACAGGAAGTGTATCCATTGCTGGAGAGAAAGGAATATCAATCTTTGACCTAAATGGGTCAATATATTGTCTACACGAGACGgcagaagaaatatcaGCAATCGCATTTATGGATCGAGACGTGTTCTGGCCATATAAATACCATGAAAAGCTAGACACGGTGCTTGTAGCGAcaggaaacaaaattacTGTGTATGACTTCAAGTTGGTGCAAcaaaaatggaaactaTTGCCTCAACAAAGcatttcaaatcatcagGTAAAATCTATCGTTGACATcaaagttgaaatcaacaacaatgGATCCGAAGCAGGGAAACTGAAAAAGGGTACGAGTCTCATAACAGTTGATAAAGATGGACGCAATTGGTCATGGGAATGA
- a CDS encoding uncharacterized protein (similar to uniprot|P39542 Saccharomyces cerevisiae YJL193W) has product MGIMTTRKGPMQRFNVESTLVVPIVCLCWYSISSFGSQVTKRILTECPMPLFLGEFQFIFIGLSAFITCFVGYYVPPIRRLFPEGIFPNYSDTGTKIILRPSKDVLYTVFPLGLFQFIGKYYGHRATSLVPVSTVASVKTLSPIFIILAQKLLKRNELKLNKAIYLSLMCVMLGVWVIVYTDTKNLAPKINSAESDDNTGSSSYYGILFAILSMLIFVGQNMYAKNIFTYRTNELPTTNKYDATWQKTSPKKYDKLTLMMYISTVGFLLSIGWFVTLELPTLCSNFFNEPHDIEIPWRLIMLNGVLHFLQSMITFYLIGEISTLSYSIANIMKRIAIISFSWMYTSHHITSVQLLGMVLNVTGLFFYKRLMKFKNTE; this is encoded by the coding sequence ATGGGTATAATGACTACGAGGAAAGGGCCAATGCAACGGTTCAATGTTGAATCTACTTTGGTCGTACCAATCGTCTGCTTATGTTGGTATAGTATATCTTCATTTGGTTCTCAAGTTACCAAAAGAATATTGACGGAATGTCCGATGCCATTATTCTTGGgagaatttcaattcattttcattgGGTTGTCTGCTTTCATCACTTGTTTTGTTGGTTACTATGTCCCTCCCATTAGGAGACTGTTCCCTGAAGGAATCTTTCCCAACTATTCGGATACTGGTACAAAGATTATTCTGCGACCATCGAAAGATGTATTATACACTGTATTTCCTTTGGGCCTGTTCCAATTCATAGGGAAGTATTATGGGCATCGTGCTACGTCTTTGGTTCCCGTGTCTACTGTAGCAAGTGTGAAAACTTTATCGcccatcttcatcattctGGCACAAAAACTACTAAAGCGGAACGAATTGAAGCTAAACAAAGCAATATATTTGAGTTTGATGTGTGTCATGTTGGGGGTGTGGGTTATTGTTTATACCGATACCAAGAATCTGGCTCCGAAAATTAATAGTGCCGAATCCGATGATAATACGGGTAGTTCAAGTTATTATGGTATTTTATTTGCAATCTTATCAATGTTGATTTTTGTTGGCCAAAATATGTATGCCAAGAATATTTTCACTTATAGGACGAACGAATTGCCAACTACGAATAAATACGATGCCACTTGGCAAAAGACTTCACCAAAAAAATACGATAAATTGACACTCATGATGTACATTTCCACTGTTGGGTTTTTGTTGTCTATAGGTTGGTTTGTCACTTTAGAACTACCAACGCTGTGCagtaatttcttcaacgaaCCTCACGACATTGAAATCCCTTGGAGACTTATTATGCTTAATGGTGTTCTGCATTTTTTGCAAAGTATGATAACGTTTTATCTAATCGGTGAGATTTCAACTTTATCATACTCGATTGCAAATAttatgaaaagaattgCTATCATATCCTTCAGTTGGATGTATACCTCACATCATATCACGTCCGTGCAATTATTGGGTATGGTACTTAATGTTACCggtcttttcttttataaACGACTAATGAAATTTAAAAATACCGAATAA